Proteins encoded by one window of Esox lucius isolate fEsoLuc1 chromosome 4, fEsoLuc1.pri, whole genome shotgun sequence:
- the zdhhc5b gene encoding palmitoyltransferase ZDHHC5 isoform X3 yields the protein MPGFSSGGLGGGVGGPASSPPRPFRPSRYIPVSAATTFLVGSTTLFFCFTCPWLSEHVSSVIPVYNAAVFLFTLANFCMATFMDPGVFPRAEEDEDKEDDFRAPLYKTVEIRGIQVRMKWCSTCRFYRPPRCSHCSVCDNCVEDFDHHCPWVNNCIGRRNYRHFFLFLLSLTVHIVGVFGFGLLFVLHHRHRLDTVHAAVTMASMCVAGLFFIPVAGLTGFHMVLVARGRTTNEQVTGKFRGGVNPFTNGCLRNVSHVLCSSQAPRYVGRLRGMPTVEVQPPFLRPPLSEAQLEAKVLDNGVQNDSHSTRSKSSGDVMGCQSEDAEPPPPPKPELHYPGLPHADTEESSLLSEGPPTPSMYKYQLANSSSPKNHKALTHQNKMIRGDSLDSPSILQSSRQPSYRSEPSSLDGGSAMGAGARRGGGERGAGPGGSGGMARGASGGVSGYSLGGRSYTSYPSSLVLSTGGSHSSSMRSAHTHHNTLGTLPSECTTDTSYKSLANQTPRNGSLSYDSMLTPSDSPEFESAAHELSPPRPQAPGVFPPATASNSPPPGVVDMPLQGYTSPFLSVQQREGQLLQGSASFSSPHKAYLRAVSPPPKTAPSHAETLHLHQDSRHPHLRASSTSSRPLPPVSEQPTPSSPRSLESPVSPVSPPPRGLSQGRSYYLAEAGLQHKAWPMGGDSSGGGGVGGTQAPH from the exons ATGCCAGGGTTCAGTAGTGGGGGGCTAGGGGGCGGGGTAGGTGGCCCCGCCTCCTCCCCCCCGCGCCCATTCCGACCCAGCCGCTACATTCCCGTTTCCGCAGCAACCACCTTTCTGGTCGGTTCCACCACACTCTTCTTCTGCTTCAC GTGTCCGTGGCTGTCGGAACATGTCTCTTCTGTCATCCCTGTCTATAACGCTGCAGTCTTCCTCTTCACCCTCGCCAACTTCTGCATGGCCACCTTCATGGACCCAGGGGTCTTTCCCAgag cggAAGAGGATGAGGATAAGGAGGATGATTTCCGCGCTCCGCTCTACAAGACTGTTGAGATCCGCGGCATCCAGGTCCGGATGAAGTGGTGCTCCACCTGTCGGTTCTACCGGCCGCCGCGCTGCTCCCACTGCTCCGTCTGTGACAACTGTGTggag GACTTCGACCACCACTGCCCGTGGGTGAACAACTGCATCGGCCGCCGGAACTACCGCCACTTCTTCCTGTTCCTGCTGTCCCTGACCGTCCACATCGTGGGGGTGTTTGGGTTTGGCCTGCTCTTCGTCCTCCATCACCGGCACCGTCTGGACACGGTTCACGCCGCTGTCAC AATGGCTTCGATGTGCGTCGCTGGTCTGTTCTTCATACCGGTGGCAGGCCTGACTGGTTTCCACATGGTCCTGGTAGCCCGGGGGAGGACCACCAATGAGCAG GTCACGGGGAAGTTCAGAGGCGGAGTTAACCCTTTCACCAATGGCTGCTTGAGGAACGTCTCTCACGTGCTCTGTAGCTCTCAGGCTCCCAG GTACGTGGGTCGGTTACGGGGCATGCCGACAGTAGAGGTTCAGCCCCCGTTCCTTCGGCCTCCTCTCTCCGAGGCCCAGCTGGAGGCTAAAGTCCTGGATAACGGTGTCCAGAATGACAGCCACAGCACCcgg TCCAAGAGCAGTGGGGACGTGATGGGGTGTCAGTCAGAGGATGCAGAACCTCCACCTCCGCCCAAACCTGAGCTCCACTACCCGGGTCTGCCTCATGCTGACACAGAGG AGAGCAGCTTGCTGTCTGAAGGTCCGCCCACTCCCTCTATGTACAAGTACCAGCTGGCCAATAGCAGCTCACCGAAGAACCACAAGGCCCTGACACACCAGAACAAG ATGATTCGTGGAGACAGTTTGGATTCCCCCTCGATCCTCCAGTCAAGTCGCCAGCCCAGCTATCGCTCTGAGCCCAGCAGCTTGGATGGGGGCTCCGCAATGGGGGCGGGGGCACGcagggggggaggggagaggggcgCGGGCCCCGGGGGCTCCGGTGGAATGGCTCGGGGCGCCTCGGGGGGCGTCTCCGGGTACTCGTTAGGGGGCCGCTCATACACCTCCTACCCGTCCTCCCTGGTCCTGTCCACCGGCGGCTCCCATTCGTCCAGCATGCGCtccgcccacacacaccacaacaccctgggCACGCTCCCGTCGGAGTGCACCACCGACACCAGCTACAAGAGCCTGGCCAATCAGACGCCTCGGAATGGCAGCCTGTCATACGACAGCATGCTGACGCCGTCCGACAGCCCGGAGTTTGAGTCGGCTGCTCACGAGCTGTCTCCCCCGCGGCCCCAGGCCCCCGGAGTGTTTCCCCCGGCGACAGCCTCCAACTCGCCACCTCCCGGGGTCGTGGACATGCCCCTACAGGGGTacacctctcctttcctctcagtGCAGCAGAGGGAAGGCCAGTTGCTCCAGGGCTCCgcctctttctcctcccctcacAAGGCGTACCTCCGTGCTGTCAGTCCGCCCCCAAAGACTGCCCCCAGCCACGCTGAGACTCTGCACCTCCACCAGGACTCCAGACACCCGCACCTCCGTGCCTCATCCACCTCCTCCCGCCCCCTTCCTCCCGTCTCTGAACagcccaccccctcctccccccgcTCCCTGGAATCCCCTGTGTCTCCTGTGTCCCCGCCCCCCAGAGGCCTCTCCCAGGGGAGGTCCTATTACCTTGCGGAGGCAGGGCTCCAGCACAAGGCTTGGCCGATGGGAGGTGATTCGTCGGGAGGGGGCGGCGTCGGAGGGACCCAGGCTCCACA TTAG
- the clp1 gene encoding LOW QUALITY PROTEIN: polyribonucleotide 5'-hydroxyl-kinase Clp1 (The sequence of the model RefSeq protein was modified relative to this genomic sequence to represent the inferred CDS: deleted 1 base in 1 codon), whose protein sequence is MAAEGPEKTAEEGAGAGAGNGGTRYDLEKETELRFEVDAGEKVQLELLTGLAEIFGSELNRNKKYTFGPGSKVAVFTWQGCSVSLSGKTEVAYVSKDTPMLLYLNTHAALEQMRRQAERDNERGPRVMVAGPTDVGKSTVCRLLLSYAVRLGRRPTLVELDVGQSGVSVPGTMSALCIERPADVEEGYSVQAPLVYHFGSTSPGTNIKLYNKLTSCLADVFSQRCEVNRKASVGGCIINTCGWVKGSGYQALVHCASAFEVDVVLVLDQERLYNELKRDLPHFVRVVLLPKSGGVVERSKDCRREARDEKIREYFYGFRSASFFPHAFDVRFSDVRIYKIGAPSIPDSCLPLGMSQDDTQLKLVPVTPGRDLTHHVLSVSCADEGEEVRGGVRRGVLESPVCGFIVVTNVDTQAQVMTVLSPAPRPLPRHTLLIMDIRFIDLK, encoded by the exons ATGGCGGCGGAGGGCCCAGAGAAGACTGCCGAGGAGGGGGCTGGGGCGGGTGCCGGCAACGGGGGGACACGGTACGACctggagaaggagacagagctGCGCTTCGAGGTGGATGCTGGGGAGAAGGTGCAGCTGGAGCTCCTCACGGGATTGGCTGAGATCTTTGGCTCCGAGCTCAACCGCAACAAGAAGTACACCTTTGGGCCGGGGTCAAAGGTTGCTGTGTTCACCTGGCAGGGCTGCAGCGTTTCTCTCTCGGGGAAGACTGAA gTGGCGTATGTTTCTAAGGACACCCCCATGCTGCTCTACCTGAATACACACGCTGCACTGGAACAAATGAGACGACAGGCAGAGCGAGACAACGAGAGGGGACCGCGG GTGATGGTGGCGGGGCCGACAGACGTGGGCAAATCGACGGTGTGCCggctgctgctgagttatgccGTCAGGCTGGGAAGGAGGCCCACCCTGGTGGAGTTGGACGTGGGCCAGAGTGGG GTGTCAGTCCCGGGCACCATGTCAGCGCTGTGTATCGAACGTCCAGCTGACGTGGAGGAGGGTTACTCTGTACAGGCTCCACTAGTCTACCACTTCGGCTCCACCTCTCCGGGGACCAACATCAAACTCTACAATAAG TTGACGTCGTGTCTGGCCGATGTTTTCTCCCAGCGCTGTGAGGTGAACCGCAAGGCCAGCGTGGGCGGCTGTATCATCAACACCTGTGGCTGGGTGAAGGGTTCCGGCTACCAGGCCCTGGTCCACTGTGCTTCTGCCTTCGAGGTGGATGTGGTACTGGTGTTGGACCAGGAGAGGCTCTACAATGAACTGAAGCGGGACTTGCCGCACTTCGTCCGGGTCGTGCTCCTTCCCAAATCTGGAGGGGTGGTGGAGCGCTCGAAGGACTGCCGGCGTGAGGCTCGGGACGAGAAGATCCGGGAGTACTTCTACGGTTTCCGCAGTGCCTCGTTCTTCCCTCATGCCTTTGACGTGCGCTTCTCTGACGTGCGCATCTACAAGATCGGGGCGCCGTCCATCCCGGACTCGTGCCTACCTCTGGGGATGTCGCAGGACGACACCCAGCTGAAGTTAGTCCCCGTGACCCCGGGCCGTGACCTCACGCACCATGTGCTGAGCGTAAGCTGTGCTGATGAGGGGGAGGAA GTGCGGGGGGGGGTGCGGAGGGGCGTGCTGGAGAGTCCGGTGTGCGGGTTCATTGTGGTGACTAACgtagacacacaggcacaggtGATGACTGTTCTCTCGCCGGCCCCGCGGCCGctccccagacacacactcctcatCATGGACATTCGCTTCATTGACCtcaagtag
- the med19a gene encoding mediator of RNA polymerase II transcription subunit 19-A — MTEMFSTLYGQNEAQGPPGSSSLGFGPGKPPLPPNQVPMAAQMPPQHGDEGPALRKPGAMNEPFYLLRELPVGNELTGNTNLITHYNLEHAYNKFCGKKVKEKLSNFLPELPGMIDCPGAQDGSSLRSLIEKPPVCGNSFSPLTGASLTGFRLHTGPLPEQYRLMHIQPPKKKSKHKHKHHRPQDPIPQETPSDSDPKKKKKKRDDDPDRKKKKKDKKKKKNRHSPDHPGLPGSQPNSNSLR, encoded by the exons ATGACGGAAATGTTTTCAACTCTGTATGGGCAAAATGAAGCTCAGGGACCTCCCGGATCATCGTCTCTGGGATTTGGACCGGGAAAGCCGCCTCTGCCTCCAAACCAAGTCCCGATGGCGGCTCAGATGCCACCTCAGCACGGGGATGAGGGGCCTGCTCTACGCAAGCCCGGAGCCATGAATgaacctttttatttattgcGAGAACTACCAG TGGGCAATGAGCTGACGGGCAACACCAACCTCATCACACACTACAACTTGGAACATGCCTACAACAAGTTCTGCGGCAAGAAGGTTAAGGAAAAGCTCAGCAATTTTCTGCCAGAGTTACCAG GCATGATCGACTGTCCCGGGGCCCAAGACGGCAGTTCCTTACGCTCGCTGATAGAGAAGCCTCCCGTGTGTGGTAACTCCTTTAGCCCTCTAACTGGAGCCAGCCTCACCGGCTTCAGACTGCACACTGGACCG TTACCGGAGCAGTACCGACTTATGCACATACAGCCTCCGAAGAAGAAAAGCAAACACAAGCATAAACATCACCGCCCCCAGGACCCCATTCCCCAAG AGACCCCGTCAGACTCTGACCccaagaaaaagaagaaaaagagggaTGACGACCCTGAccgcaagaagaagaagaaagataAGAAAAAGAAGAAG AACCGTCACAGCCCGGACCATCCTGGACTGCCTGGTTCTCAGCCCAACAGCAACAGTCTCAGATGA
- the zdhhc5b gene encoding palmitoyltransferase ZDHHC5 isoform X2 yields MPGFSSGGLGGGVGGPASSPPRPFRPSRYIPVSAATTFLVGSTTLFFCFTCPWLSEHVSSVIPVYNAAVFLFTLANFCMATFMDPGVFPRAEEDEDKEDDFRAPLYKTVEIRGIQVRMKWCSTCRFYRPPRCSHCSVCDNCVEDFDHHCPWVNNCIGRRNYRHFFLFLLSLTVHIVGVFGFGLLFVLHHRHRLDTVHAAVTMASMCVAGLFFIPVAGLTGFHMVLVARGRTTNEQVTGKFRGGVNPFTNGCLRNVSHVLCSSQAPRYVGRLRGMPTVEVQPPFLRPPLSEAQLEAKVLDNGVQNDSHSTRSKSSGDVMGCQSEDAEPPPPPKPELHYPGLPHADTEESSLLSEGPPTPSMYKYQLANSSSPKNHKALTHQNKMIRGDSLDSPSILQSSRQPSYRSEPSSLDGGSAMGAGARRGGGERGAGPGGSGGMARGASGGVSGYSLGGRSYTSYPSSLVLSTGGSHSSSMRSAHTHHNTLGTLPSECTTDTSYKSLANQTPRNGSLSYDSMLTPSDSPEFESAAHELSPPRPQAPGVFPPATASNSPPPGVVDMPLQGYTSPFLSVQQREGQLLQGSASFSSPHKAYLRAVSPPPKTAPSHAETLHLHQDSRHPHLRASSTSSRPLPPVSEQPTPSSPRSLESPVSPVSPPPRGLSQGRSYYLAEAGLQHKAWPMGGDSSGGGGVGGTQAPQARTINTENDQQAFS; encoded by the exons ATGCCAGGGTTCAGTAGTGGGGGGCTAGGGGGCGGGGTAGGTGGCCCCGCCTCCTCCCCCCCGCGCCCATTCCGACCCAGCCGCTACATTCCCGTTTCCGCAGCAACCACCTTTCTGGTCGGTTCCACCACACTCTTCTTCTGCTTCAC GTGTCCGTGGCTGTCGGAACATGTCTCTTCTGTCATCCCTGTCTATAACGCTGCAGTCTTCCTCTTCACCCTCGCCAACTTCTGCATGGCCACCTTCATGGACCCAGGGGTCTTTCCCAgag cggAAGAGGATGAGGATAAGGAGGATGATTTCCGCGCTCCGCTCTACAAGACTGTTGAGATCCGCGGCATCCAGGTCCGGATGAAGTGGTGCTCCACCTGTCGGTTCTACCGGCCGCCGCGCTGCTCCCACTGCTCCGTCTGTGACAACTGTGTggag GACTTCGACCACCACTGCCCGTGGGTGAACAACTGCATCGGCCGCCGGAACTACCGCCACTTCTTCCTGTTCCTGCTGTCCCTGACCGTCCACATCGTGGGGGTGTTTGGGTTTGGCCTGCTCTTCGTCCTCCATCACCGGCACCGTCTGGACACGGTTCACGCCGCTGTCAC AATGGCTTCGATGTGCGTCGCTGGTCTGTTCTTCATACCGGTGGCAGGCCTGACTGGTTTCCACATGGTCCTGGTAGCCCGGGGGAGGACCACCAATGAGCAG GTCACGGGGAAGTTCAGAGGCGGAGTTAACCCTTTCACCAATGGCTGCTTGAGGAACGTCTCTCACGTGCTCTGTAGCTCTCAGGCTCCCAG GTACGTGGGTCGGTTACGGGGCATGCCGACAGTAGAGGTTCAGCCCCCGTTCCTTCGGCCTCCTCTCTCCGAGGCCCAGCTGGAGGCTAAAGTCCTGGATAACGGTGTCCAGAATGACAGCCACAGCACCcgg TCCAAGAGCAGTGGGGACGTGATGGGGTGTCAGTCAGAGGATGCAGAACCTCCACCTCCGCCCAAACCTGAGCTCCACTACCCGGGTCTGCCTCATGCTGACACAGAGG AGAGCAGCTTGCTGTCTGAAGGTCCGCCCACTCCCTCTATGTACAAGTACCAGCTGGCCAATAGCAGCTCACCGAAGAACCACAAGGCCCTGACACACCAGAACAAG ATGATTCGTGGAGACAGTTTGGATTCCCCCTCGATCCTCCAGTCAAGTCGCCAGCCCAGCTATCGCTCTGAGCCCAGCAGCTTGGATGGGGGCTCCGCAATGGGGGCGGGGGCACGcagggggggaggggagaggggcgCGGGCCCCGGGGGCTCCGGTGGAATGGCTCGGGGCGCCTCGGGGGGCGTCTCCGGGTACTCGTTAGGGGGCCGCTCATACACCTCCTACCCGTCCTCCCTGGTCCTGTCCACCGGCGGCTCCCATTCGTCCAGCATGCGCtccgcccacacacaccacaacaccctgggCACGCTCCCGTCGGAGTGCACCACCGACACCAGCTACAAGAGCCTGGCCAATCAGACGCCTCGGAATGGCAGCCTGTCATACGACAGCATGCTGACGCCGTCCGACAGCCCGGAGTTTGAGTCGGCTGCTCACGAGCTGTCTCCCCCGCGGCCCCAGGCCCCCGGAGTGTTTCCCCCGGCGACAGCCTCCAACTCGCCACCTCCCGGGGTCGTGGACATGCCCCTACAGGGGTacacctctcctttcctctcagtGCAGCAGAGGGAAGGCCAGTTGCTCCAGGGCTCCgcctctttctcctcccctcacAAGGCGTACCTCCGTGCTGTCAGTCCGCCCCCAAAGACTGCCCCCAGCCACGCTGAGACTCTGCACCTCCACCAGGACTCCAGACACCCGCACCTCCGTGCCTCATCCACCTCCTCCCGCCCCCTTCCTCCCGTCTCTGAACagcccaccccctcctccccccgcTCCCTGGAATCCCCTGTGTCTCCTGTGTCCCCGCCCCCCAGAGGCCTCTCCCAGGGGAGGTCCTATTACCTTGCGGAGGCAGGGCTCCAGCACAAGGCTTGGCCGATGGGAGGTGATTCGTCGGGAGGGGGCGGCGTCGGAGGGACCCAGGCTCCACA GGCCAGAACGATAAACACAGAGAACGATCAACAGGCATTTAGCTGA
- the tmx2a gene encoding thioredoxin-related transmembrane protein 2-A (The RefSeq protein has 1 substitution compared to this genomic sequence): protein MGLITGVIAFFYHLPQIYKWIFKPYYIISILMSTAFLIIRKCPGLCENLNTEREDGNPCDFDWREVEILMFLSAIVMMKNRRAITLEQHAGNLFMFSKVANVILFFRLDIRLGILYFALITAFVMTCKQPLYMGPEYIKYFSDKTIDAELNQDSRVTWIVEFYANWSSECQSFASVFANLSLKYNCTGLRFGKIDAGRYDEVAKRYQVSTSPLARQLPSLVLFQSGREVMRRPMVDSKRRAVSWTFSEENVIREFNLNELYQASKQMKKGRAEKGEEQKPSQPGGGSEDPQSELDTTEESKKDK, encoded by the exons ATGGGGTTGATCACCGGAGTAATTGCTTTCTTTTACCACTTGCCTCAAATATACAAATGGATCTTCAAGccttattacattatttctatATTGATGTCCACGGCTTTCCTCATAATTCGGAAGTGTCCGGGACTTTGCGAAAACTTGAACACAGAGCGTGAGGACGGGAACCCATGCGACTTTGACTGG AGAGAAGTGGAGATTCTAATGTTTCTCAGTGCGATTGTCATGATGAAGAACAGACGAGCCA TCACCCTGGAACAGCATGCGGGGAACCTGTTCATGTTCAGTAAAGTGGCCAACGTCATCCTCTTCTTCAGGCTGGACATCCGGCTCGGGATCCTCTACTTCGCTCTAATAACCG CATTTGTCATGACCTGCAAGCAGCCTCTTTACATGGGCCCAGAGTATATCAAGTACTTCAGTGACAAAACCATAGAC GCGGAGTTGAACCAGGATTCTCGTGTGACCTGGATTGTTGAGTTCTACGCTAATTGGTCTTCCGAGTGCCAGTCCTTTGCCTCCGTCTTTGCCAACCTCTCCCTCAA GTACAATTGTACTGGCCTGCGGTTTGGGAAGATAGATGCTGGCCGATACGATGAGGTGGCCAAGAG GTACCAGGTTAGCACCTCCCCTCTGGCCCGACAACTTCCCTCATTGGTGCTTTTCCAGTCAGGGCGGGAGGTCATGAGACGCCCAATGGTGGACTCTAAGAGGAGAGCTGTGTCCTGGACCTttagtgag GAGAACGTGATCCGTGAGTTCAACCTAAACGAGCTCTACCAAGCTTCTAAGCAGATGAAGAAAGGCCGCGCTGAGAAAGGAGAGGAACAAAAGCCCTCCCAACCAGGAGGAGGCAGCGAAGACCCTCAATCAGAACTTGACATCACAGAAGAGAGCAAGAAAGACAAGTAG
- the si:dkey-6i22.5 gene encoding polyamine-modulated factor 1 (The RefSeq protein has 5 substitutions compared to this genomic sequence), whose protein sequence is MAVTVETQDKQMRSNVDITRGDNVQDQINNATNVSSQSSGREKHSNLSGESEPRGNRLLLFNTVIEKSLLKFMSDARFHRASQIFHPLYKKNPQETEKIHKQFIEHLQRSIQDDITKLIEEGDLQCKLDKLDQLGAASNSQDAAWRPSGVPEQDLCSFVMSYYMKQEAYLKRELRKIREENTALAERVQAGREGIGRTEQHIATTVDEWKVSAQASFNEFQILSSSPCPPATFDV, encoded by the exons ATGGCGGAAACCGTTGAAACCCAAGACAAGCAAATGCGCAGCAATGTTGATATAACTAGAGGAGATAACGTACAGGATCAGATTAACAATGCAACAGATGTTTCGTCTCAGTCGTCGGGTCGTGAAAAACACTCAAATTTGTCTGGCGAATCCGAACCCAGGGGGAACAGGTTACTGCTGTTCAACACAGTAATTGAGAAGAGTTTACTGAAGTTTATGTCCGACGCCCG CTTTCATAGAGCTTCCCAAATTTTTCATCCCTTGTATAAGAAGAACccacaggagacagagaaaatacACAAGCAGTTCATAGAACACCTACAGAGGAGTATCCAG GACGACATCACCAAACTGATCGAAGAGGGAGACCTTCAGTGCAAATTGGATAAGCTGGATCAGTTAGAAGCTGCCAGTAACAGCCAGGACGCTGCTTG GCGTCCAAGCGGGGTTCCTGAGCAGGATCTGTGTAGTTTTGTGATGTCGTACTACATGAAGCAGGAGGCGTACCTGAAAAGGGAGCTAAGGAAAATTCGAGAAGAAAATACTGCGCTGGCTGAGAGGGTGCAGGCGGGTAGAGAGGGAATCCGTCGGACAGAACAGCACATCGCCACGACTGTGGACGAGTGGAAG GTTTCTGCACAGGCATCTTTCAACGAGTTCCagattctctcttcctccctctgccctcctGCAACATTTGACGTTTGA
- the zdhhc5b gene encoding palmitoyltransferase ZDHHC5 isoform X1, protein MPGFSSGGLGGGVGGPASSPPRPFRPSRYIPVSAATTFLVGSTTLFFCFTCPWLSEHVSSVIPVYNAAVFLFTLANFCMATFMDPGVFPRAEEDEDKEDDFRAPLYKTVEIRGIQVRMKWCSTCRFYRPPRCSHCSVCDNCVEDFDHHCPWVNNCIGRRNYRHFFLFLLSLTVHIVGVFGFGLLFVLHHRHRLDTVHAAVTMASMCVAGLFFIPVAGLTGFHMVLVARGRTTNEQVTGKFRGGVNPFTNGCLRNVSHVLCSSQAPRYVGRLRGMPTVEVQPPFLRPPLSEAQLEAKVLDNGVQNDSHSTRSKSSGDVMGCQSEDAEPPPPPKPELHYPGLPHADTEESSLLSEGPPTPSMYKYQLANSSSPKNHKALTHQNKMIRGDSLDSPSILQSSRQPSYRSEPSSLDGGSAMGAGARRGGGERGAGPGGSGGMARGASGGVSGYSLGGRSYTSYPSSLVLSTGGSHSSSMRSAHTHHNTLGTLPSECTTDTSYKSLANQTPRNGSLSYDSMLTPSDSPEFESAAHELSPPRPQAPGVFPPATASNSPPPGVVDMPLQGYTSPFLSVQQREGQLLQGSASFSSPHKAYLRAVSPPPKTAPSHAETLHLHQDSRHPHLRASSTSSRPLPPVSEQPTPSSPRSLESPVSPVSPPPRGLSQGRSYYLAEAGLQHKAWPMGGDSSGGGGVGGTQAPQSTSHPGLANHRTAKPGGGVKKVTGVGGTTYEISV, encoded by the exons ATGCCAGGGTTCAGTAGTGGGGGGCTAGGGGGCGGGGTAGGTGGCCCCGCCTCCTCCCCCCCGCGCCCATTCCGACCCAGCCGCTACATTCCCGTTTCCGCAGCAACCACCTTTCTGGTCGGTTCCACCACACTCTTCTTCTGCTTCAC GTGTCCGTGGCTGTCGGAACATGTCTCTTCTGTCATCCCTGTCTATAACGCTGCAGTCTTCCTCTTCACCCTCGCCAACTTCTGCATGGCCACCTTCATGGACCCAGGGGTCTTTCCCAgag cggAAGAGGATGAGGATAAGGAGGATGATTTCCGCGCTCCGCTCTACAAGACTGTTGAGATCCGCGGCATCCAGGTCCGGATGAAGTGGTGCTCCACCTGTCGGTTCTACCGGCCGCCGCGCTGCTCCCACTGCTCCGTCTGTGACAACTGTGTggag GACTTCGACCACCACTGCCCGTGGGTGAACAACTGCATCGGCCGCCGGAACTACCGCCACTTCTTCCTGTTCCTGCTGTCCCTGACCGTCCACATCGTGGGGGTGTTTGGGTTTGGCCTGCTCTTCGTCCTCCATCACCGGCACCGTCTGGACACGGTTCACGCCGCTGTCAC AATGGCTTCGATGTGCGTCGCTGGTCTGTTCTTCATACCGGTGGCAGGCCTGACTGGTTTCCACATGGTCCTGGTAGCCCGGGGGAGGACCACCAATGAGCAG GTCACGGGGAAGTTCAGAGGCGGAGTTAACCCTTTCACCAATGGCTGCTTGAGGAACGTCTCTCACGTGCTCTGTAGCTCTCAGGCTCCCAG GTACGTGGGTCGGTTACGGGGCATGCCGACAGTAGAGGTTCAGCCCCCGTTCCTTCGGCCTCCTCTCTCCGAGGCCCAGCTGGAGGCTAAAGTCCTGGATAACGGTGTCCAGAATGACAGCCACAGCACCcgg TCCAAGAGCAGTGGGGACGTGATGGGGTGTCAGTCAGAGGATGCAGAACCTCCACCTCCGCCCAAACCTGAGCTCCACTACCCGGGTCTGCCTCATGCTGACACAGAGG AGAGCAGCTTGCTGTCTGAAGGTCCGCCCACTCCCTCTATGTACAAGTACCAGCTGGCCAATAGCAGCTCACCGAAGAACCACAAGGCCCTGACACACCAGAACAAG ATGATTCGTGGAGACAGTTTGGATTCCCCCTCGATCCTCCAGTCAAGTCGCCAGCCCAGCTATCGCTCTGAGCCCAGCAGCTTGGATGGGGGCTCCGCAATGGGGGCGGGGGCACGcagggggggaggggagaggggcgCGGGCCCCGGGGGCTCCGGTGGAATGGCTCGGGGCGCCTCGGGGGGCGTCTCCGGGTACTCGTTAGGGGGCCGCTCATACACCTCCTACCCGTCCTCCCTGGTCCTGTCCACCGGCGGCTCCCATTCGTCCAGCATGCGCtccgcccacacacaccacaacaccctgggCACGCTCCCGTCGGAGTGCACCACCGACACCAGCTACAAGAGCCTGGCCAATCAGACGCCTCGGAATGGCAGCCTGTCATACGACAGCATGCTGACGCCGTCCGACAGCCCGGAGTTTGAGTCGGCTGCTCACGAGCTGTCTCCCCCGCGGCCCCAGGCCCCCGGAGTGTTTCCCCCGGCGACAGCCTCCAACTCGCCACCTCCCGGGGTCGTGGACATGCCCCTACAGGGGTacacctctcctttcctctcagtGCAGCAGAGGGAAGGCCAGTTGCTCCAGGGCTCCgcctctttctcctcccctcacAAGGCGTACCTCCGTGCTGTCAGTCCGCCCCCAAAGACTGCCCCCAGCCACGCTGAGACTCTGCACCTCCACCAGGACTCCAGACACCCGCACCTCCGTGCCTCATCCACCTCCTCCCGCCCCCTTCCTCCCGTCTCTGAACagcccaccccctcctccccccgcTCCCTGGAATCCCCTGTGTCTCCTGTGTCCCCGCCCCCCAGAGGCCTCTCCCAGGGGAGGTCCTATTACCTTGCGGAGGCAGGGCTCCAGCACAAGGCTTGGCCGATGGGAGGTGATTCGTCGGGAGGGGGCGGCGTCGGAGGGACCCAGGCTCCACA ATCAACCTCTCACCCAGGATTGGCCAATCACAGAACAGCCAAACCAGGGGGCGGGGTGAAAAAAGTTACTGGTGTTGGAGGGACCACCTATGAGATATCGGTTTGA